In Granulicatella elegans, one genomic interval encodes:
- a CDS encoding type II toxin-antitoxin system HicA family toxin: MPMTQYEMLKLLITHGWLKTKGGKGSYVKMEKQEERPIIIPYGELNKFTEKGIRKQAEL; encoded by the coding sequence ATGCCGATGACGCAATATGAGATGCTCAAACTTCTTATCACTCATGGTTGGTTAAAAACAAAGGGTGGTAAAGGTTCCTATGTAAAAATGGAGAAACAAGAAGAAAGACCTATCATAATTCCCTATGGTGAGCTAAATAAATTCACTGAAAAAGGGATAAGAAAGCAAGCTGAGTTATAA
- a CDS encoding IS1182 family transposase, producing MYKNYTTPTDTLELNFTLTVPKNHIAQFINQFVDSIPDSIIFPNTTSKMGRPAHHPRMLLKMILFAYTRSTYSGRKIVQLNEENIPMQWLSQQTYVCYHVINNFRSNEQFSSIIKNIFVYFTLLLQHYHIIDSDSLFIDGTKVQADANRYSFVWRKAIERYDEALNEKISTLYDQLIQNQVNIALSEEEKITEYGVHAMIEATNNSLEQLEELIEEEPKHIVGGSKNKQKKRLLNSFKRQLEKDFLPRKEKYTIAKETFDNRNSYSKTDNDATFMCMKEDAMKNRELKPGYNLQIATNHQYVLGFDVFPNPTDMRTLKPFLNSFKLLDKFSIIIADAGYGSEENYQLILEEYEKTPLIPYTMYEKEQTKKFKNDPSNRQNWYYNEEEDYYIDHLGVKFSFKYYSTRNDKNGFTRRFKVYETDSIQETEALDELAKTPTGQQRQIRVNQVWESYKETIKEALHSDRGSSIYAQRKIEVEPVFGQMKRNFGMRRTHVRGKNAVHNNIGLLFLGMNLQRLRKYILNNMNQGWFIPLDFTEFIKKHVLILISVKIGTCFLLFLRLFAQPLPKNKTSKYKYFNVLFSEKKGG from the coding sequence ATGTACAAAAATTATACCACACCAACAGATACTTTAGAACTAAATTTTACATTAACCGTCCCTAAAAACCACATTGCTCAATTTATTAATCAGTTTGTAGATTCTATTCCAGATTCTATTATCTTTCCTAATACAACATCAAAAATGGGTAGACCTGCTCATCATCCTCGTATGTTATTAAAAATGATTCTCTTCGCTTATACTCGTTCTACGTATAGTGGTAGAAAAATTGTTCAATTAAATGAAGAAAATATTCCGATGCAGTGGCTTTCTCAACAAACTTATGTCTGTTACCATGTTATTAATAATTTTAGAAGTAATGAACAGTTTTCCTCTATCATTAAAAACATTTTCGTATACTTTACTTTATTACTCCAACACTATCATATTATTGATTCAGATAGTTTATTTATTGATGGTACAAAAGTTCAAGCAGATGCCAATCGTTATTCATTTGTATGGCGTAAAGCTATTGAAAGATATGATGAAGCTTTAAATGAAAAAATTAGTACATTATATGATCAATTAATTCAAAATCAAGTGAATATTGCTTTATCAGAAGAAGAAAAAATTACTGAATATGGTGTTCATGCCATGATTGAAGCTACTAATAACTCTCTAGAACAGTTAGAAGAACTCATTGAAGAAGAACCTAAACATATTGTTGGTGGTTCTAAAAACAAACAGAAAAAACGCTTGTTAAATTCTTTTAAACGTCAACTTGAAAAAGATTTTCTGCCTCGTAAAGAAAAATATACGATAGCTAAGGAAACATTTGATAACCGGAATAGTTATTCTAAAACAGATAACGATGCTACTTTTATGTGTATGAAAGAAGATGCCATGAAAAATCGAGAATTAAAACCTGGCTATAATCTTCAAATCGCAACGAATCATCAATATGTTTTAGGTTTTGATGTATTTCCTAATCCTACAGATATGCGTACTCTTAAACCATTTTTAAATTCATTTAAACTATTAGACAAATTTTCTATTATTATTGCGGATGCTGGATACGGTAGTGAAGAAAACTATCAATTGATTCTTGAAGAGTATGAAAAGACACCTTTGATTCCTTACACAATGTACGAAAAAGAACAAACGAAGAAATTTAAAAATGATCCATCTAATAGACAAAATTGGTATTACAATGAAGAGGAAGATTATTATATTGATCATTTAGGTGTAAAATTTAGTTTTAAATATTATTCAACAAGAAACGATAAGAATGGATTTACTCGTAGATTTAAAGTGTATGAGACAGATTCAATTCAAGAAACAGAAGCATTGGATGAATTAGCGAAAACTCCTACTGGACAACAACGTCAAATCCGTGTAAACCAAGTTTGGGAATCTTATAAAGAAACGATTAAAGAAGCGTTACATAGTGACCGTGGAAGTAGTATATATGCTCAACGAAAAATTGAAGTTGAGCCAGTTTTCGGTCAAATGAAGCGCAATTTTGGCATGCGCAGAACTCATGTTAGAGGTAAAAATGCAGTTCATAATAACATTGGTCTGCTCTTTTTAGGGATGAATTTGCAGAGATTAAGGAAATATATCTTAAATAATATGAATCAAGGGTGGTTTATCCCCCTTGATTTTACTGAATTTATTAAAAAGCACGTCCTAATTTTGATTTCAGTCAAAATCGGGACGTGCTTTCTTCTATTTTTGAGACTTTTTGCCCAGCCTCTGCCCAAAAATAAAACATCAAAATATAAATATTTTAATGTTTTATTTTCGGAAAAAAAGGGGGGTTAG
- a CDS encoding ISL3 family transposase, translated as MQKREIRVMIKSTKTNQRRISLMDYCIRKLLRLTEENFITDENWLEIVTENNEIVHKINGTWTNTCTSCLYCSSENVMKHSPMEHKIRIPHLFGHKTILDLKVQRFICKDCHKTWVADCPLVPKNSNISYDLECQIMLYLKENFSRKAIAKLLSISDKTVERVMKKFKIKTMQQYHYLPKVLCLDEFRGVKTQQGKMNFICLDGENRQLIDILPGRTLHEMISFFMKFSRKQRLKVRYLVMDMNASYQNLIKTVFPNAVIVVDRFHIVQHMNRNFNQLRIVIMKQFSPKSTQQKTLKRYWKVLLKPSDELDEEKLRYNYHFKTYLTQAQLVEKLLSFDEVLSDAYDFIQELRKAYKKKNYEAFMTCIKEIPKQLPYEFKKKFEVFKRFKNGIYQAFTTGYSNGAIEGTNNLIKVIKRVAYGYRNFENMKLRIKIIKGCFFTPVNRKSL; from the coding sequence ATGCAAAAAAGAGAAATCCGAGTTATGATTAAGTCGACTAAAACAAATCAAAGGAGGATTTCTCTCATGGACTATTGTATACGAAAATTACTAAGATTAACAGAAGAAAATTTTATTACGGATGAAAATTGGTTAGAAATCGTGACAGAAAATAATGAAATAGTTCATAAAATTAATGGAACTTGGACAAATACTTGTACTTCTTGTCTATATTGTTCTAGCGAAAATGTGATGAAACATTCTCCTATGGAACATAAAATTAGAATTCCACACCTATTTGGACATAAGACTATTTTAGACCTTAAAGTACAACGATTCATCTGTAAAGATTGTCATAAAACATGGGTTGCAGATTGCCCTCTTGTTCCAAAAAATAGTAATATTTCTTATGATTTAGAGTGTCAAATTATGTTGTATTTAAAAGAAAACTTCTCTAGAAAAGCAATCGCTAAACTCCTTTCAATTTCTGATAAGACTGTTGAAAGAGTGATGAAAAAGTTTAAAATAAAAACAATGCAGCAGTATCATTATTTACCTAAAGTGCTTTGTTTAGATGAATTTAGAGGCGTTAAAACGCAACAAGGGAAAATGAATTTCATTTGTTTAGATGGAGAAAATCGCCAATTAATTGATATTTTGCCTGGTAGAACACTTCATGAAATGATTTCATTCTTTATGAAGTTTTCTCGTAAACAACGTTTAAAAGTAAGATATTTAGTGATGGATATGAATGCTTCTTATCAAAACCTTATTAAAACAGTATTTCCAAATGCTGTTATCGTAGTAGATCGATTCCATATCGTTCAACATATGAATCGTAATTTTAATCAACTGCGCATTGTGATTATGAAGCAATTCTCTCCTAAATCAACACAACAGAAGACATTAAAGCGATACTGGAAAGTACTCTTAAAGCCTAGTGATGAATTAGATGAAGAAAAATTAAGGTACAATTATCACTTCAAAACCTATCTTACTCAAGCTCAATTGGTAGAAAAATTATTGAGTTTTGACGAAGTGTTATCAGATGCATATGATTTCATTCAAGAACTTAGAAAAGCCTATAAAAAGAAAAATTACGAGGCATTTATGACATGTATAAAGGAAATTCCAAAACAATTACCTTATGAATTTAAGAAGAAGTTTGAAGTGTTTAAACGTTTTAAGAATGGGATTTATCAAGCTTTTACGACAGGATATTCCAATGGAGCTATTGAAGGAACGAATAATCTCATTAAAGTAATTAAACGTGTTGCATATGGATATCGAAATTTTGAGAATATGAAATTAAGAATCAAGATTATTAAAGGTTGTTTCTTTACCCCGGTCAATAGAAAGTCATTATGA
- a CDS encoding 8-oxo-dGTP diphosphatase, whose product MSRTVHTELTNMCMIYDQEGNVLVQEKNLSYAQGLIFPGGHVEPMESIVDSTIREIKEETGLTISQLEFCGIKDWIRPDGTRYIVFLYKTSHYTGKLRSSSEGDMFWISLEDLKKRELLWHLDQMLEIFEQKGPTELFFNYGDEEYIPELK is encoded by the coding sequence ATGAGTCGTACCGTTCATACTGAATTGACGAATATGTGTATGATTTATGATCAAGAGGGAAATGTTTTAGTGCAAGAGAAAAATTTGAGTTATGCACAAGGATTAATCTTTCCTGGAGGTCATGTTGAACCAATGGAATCGATTGTAGACTCGACCATTCGAGAAATTAAAGAAGAAACAGGACTAACGATTAGTCAGCTAGAGTTTTGTGGAATTAAAGATTGGATTCGTCCAGATGGAACACGTTATATTGTCTTTTTATACAAGACAAGTCATTACACTGGCAAGCTTCGTTCTTCTTCTGAGGGAGATATGTTTTGGATTTCTTTAGAAGATTTGAAGAAGCGGGAACTATTATGGCATTTGGATCAAATGTTAGAGATTTTTGAACAAAAGGGACCTACTGAATTGTTTTTCAATTATGGGGATGAGGAGTATATTCCGGAATTGAAGTAG
- the msrB gene encoding peptide-methionine (R)-S-oxide reductase MsrB has translation MSDFSKEALKQRLTEIQYEVTQNEATERPFSGEYDEFFEEGIYVDVVSGEPLFSSKDKFDAGCGWPSFSRPIQNTTLTEKEDHKLNRVRTEVRSQKADSHLGHVFPDGPEELGGLRYCINSAALRFIPKADLEKEGYGEFLQYF, from the coding sequence ATGTCAGATTTTTCAAAAGAAGCATTAAAACAACGATTAACAGAAATTCAATATGAAGTGACGCAAAATGAAGCGACAGAACGTCCTTTTTCAGGAGAATATGATGAATTTTTTGAAGAAGGTATTTATGTAGATGTAGTGAGTGGTGAACCATTATTTAGTTCAAAAGATAAATTTGATGCAGGTTGTGGTTGGCCATCATTTTCAAGACCGATTCAAAATACAACATTAACAGAAAAAGAAGATCATAAATTAAATCGTGTTCGTACAGAAGTTCGTAGTCAAAAAGCGGATTCTCATTTAGGACATGTATTCCCAGATGGGCCTGAAGAATTAGGTGGATTACGTTATTGTATTAATTCTGCTGCATTAAGATTTATTCCAAAAGCAGATTTAGAAAAAGAAGGTTATGGAGAATTTCTGCAATATTTTTAA